Genomic segment of Xanthobacter dioxanivorans:
AGAGAAATTCGCGATCCCGGCGGTGGATGTCAGCAAGGTCAACCCGAAATATTTTCGCCGGACGGTTCGCTACGAGACCAGGGAAGCGCCGGGCACGATTATCGTCGATCCCGGCAATTACTACGTCTACCGTGTCGAGGATGACGGCTCCGCCACCCGCTATGGGGCCAATGTCGGCCGCGCCGGGTTCCTGTGGAGCGGTGACGCCTATGTCGGGCGCAAAAGCGAATGGGCGACCTGGACACCGCCCAAGGAGATGATCCAGCGCCAGCCCGAGGTAGCTAAATACGCCCGCGGCATGCCGGGCGGCCTCGACAATCCGCTCGGCGCCCGCACGCTTCATCTCTATCAGAACGGGGCGTACACGCTCTACACGATCTACGCCACCAGCGATCCCGAGTCGATCGGCTCCGGTGTCACAAGCGGCTGTGTCGGCCTCCTCAGCCAGGACATGATAGACCTGTACGCACGAACGCCGGTCAAAACCAAGGTGGTCGTCCTGCCGGCATAGCAACGGCCAGTTCCGGAGCTGTCGAAGTTGAAGGGCCAGGGTCCAATCCGCGCATCATCGAGTACCTTAAGGCGGTGGGCGTCGGCGATACAGTCCGTGACGACGTCGCTTGGGGGTGCGCCTTTATAGGGTGGGCCCTCACTGAATCTGGGATCAAGCCGCCAGCTGACGCGGCGCTGTGCGCCAGCTTTCTCAAATATGGCTCGAAGTTGGCGGGGCCAAAGGTGGGCGCGCTCGGCTTCGTTGGCAAGGAAGGGATACCCGAGGCAAACACAGGCCTCGTCGGCATTGTAGCGTCCGTTGAGCCCGCGGCGGTCACGATGATTGTGGGGAATGTCGACAACTCCGTTACCAGGGCAACCTATCCGTTAGAGCGCCTCCAGGCCTTTATCTGGCCGCCGTAGGAGGCTCAGGAAGCGGAAATAGGGGCACCCCCTGCCCCGATCGGGATATGGCCGTTTGGGTGGCAATCAGCCGAACGCCAACAATCGATTTTGCTGTGCAGAGTTGTCCGCGGCTCAAGCCGCCTCCCACACCCGGTTGAGGATCTGGGAGCGCCGGCTGACCAATAAAGGCATCGACGACAGGCGTTTCGGCAGAGCGGTGCCGGCCGCGCGGTTGCGGGATCACGGCACCGTGGCCATGGTTCGCGGCCCCTGCCCGACGCGGATCCGGGCGCGCACTGCCAGCCCGTCGAGATCGATCACCGCCACCGCGTCGTCGAACCATTCGCTCACATAGGCCAGCTGTCCGTCGGAGCTGACGACGACGCTCTCGGGAGAGCCGCCGAGACGGACGGAGCCCGTCTCGCGGCGCGTCTTCGGGTCCAGCAGGCTCACGGTGCCAGATTGCTGGTTCGCCACCAGGATGCGCCCCGTCCCGGGCACCACGGCCAGGCCATAGGGCATCCGTCCCGCCGGCAGGCGCGAGACCGCGTGGTCCGCTTTGTCTATGAGGGCGATATCGCCGCTGCGCACGTTGGCGACAGCGAGGAAGCCCGGATCATTGCCCGCGTCGAAGGCATAGGGCGCGCGGCCGACCGGCACCGAGGCGATGCGCGAGAAGCGTGCAATATCGATGACGCTGACGGCGTCGCTCTCCCGGTCCGCGCTGTACAGCCGGCGGCGGTGCGCATCGAGGGCGAGGCCGGCCGGCGCGCGGCCGACCCCGATCGTGCCGGTGCGTGCCAGCGTGCGCCCATCGAGCCGGTGGACCGCATCGCCCGCCCAGTCGCTCACATAGAGCGCGTCGCCATCGGGATCGGCCACCACCGCGAACGGCTGGCCGCCGATAAAGGTGGTGTCGACGACCTGCCGAGTCGTCGTGTCGATCCGGGTGAGGAGGCCGGCATCGGGATGGGTGACGTAGGCGGTCCCGCCGTCCGGCGACACGGCGATGCCCGCCGGCGCCTTCGGCACGGGGATGCGCTCCGCCACTGCCCCGGCCGAAAGGTCGATGACGCTGATTTCCGCGCCGCTCTGGCAGACGACGAACAGGCTCTCGGCATGGAGCGGCGTCGCCGCCGGGCCGGCCAGCAGGAGCGCGGCCGACAGGAGCGGCGCCAGCAGGACGGCCAGCGGCTCATTCATTTGCCCTCCACTTTGGCCTTGAGGCCTTTGAGGCCGGTTTCGAAGAAGCCGGTCATGGCAGCGATGGCGGCTTCGTCGTTCAACTCGTCCGGGGGGAAGTTGCTGGTATCCCCACGATAGAAGCGCGCGGTCCAGACCACCTCGCTGCGCCCGGCGCCGGCATCGCTCACGGTGAGGGTGGCGGTGTAGAAGCTCACCGGAAGGGCCTCCACGTTCTCCTTCGACAGGCGGTAGGACAGGCTGCGGCCGGCCGCGTCGTAGTCGTCGAGGCCGTCGGTGAGCTCGCCTTTCTCCAGCGTCAGCAC
This window contains:
- a CDS encoding L,D-transpeptidase — its product is MIMHGGKAAAGECDEAALPGLRPGSLNRRSFLVGSAIGLGGLGLAGCASSDGMSLAEAAKVYGPVPEEKFAIPAVDVSKVNPKYFRRTVRYETREAPGTIIVDPGNYYVYRVEDDGSATRYGANVGRAGFLWSGDAYVGRKSEWATWTPPKEMIQRQPEVAKYARGMPGGLDNPLGARTLHLYQNGAYTLYTIYATSDPESIGSGVTSGCVGLLSQDMIDLYARTPVKTKVVVLPA
- a CDS encoding YVTN family beta-propeller repeat protein → MNEPLAVLLAPLLSAALLLAGPAATPLHAESLFVVCQSGAEISVIDLSAGAVAERIPVPKAPAGIAVSPDGGTAYVTHPDAGLLTRIDTTTRQVVDTTFIGGQPFAVVADPDGDALYVSDWAGDAVHRLDGRTLARTGTIGVGRAPAGLALDAHRRRLYSADRESDAVSVIDIARFSRIASVPVGRAPYAFDAGNDPGFLAVANVRSGDIALIDKADHAVSRLPAGRMPYGLAVVPGTGRILVANQQSGTVSLLDPKTRRETGSVRLGGSPESVVVSSDGQLAYVSEWFDDAVAVIDLDGLAVRARIRVGQGPRTMATVP
- a CDS encoding SRPBCC family protein encodes the protein MTSHLPTRRVAAALLAGLVFGLLAATPGVAHGPTPQKAEARTQIAAPADAVWKVAGAFGGIGSWHPMVKSVVATGGDAAGAERVLTLEKGELTDGLDDYDAAGRSLSYRLSKENVEALPVSFYTATLTVSDAGAGRSEVVWTARFYRGDTSNFPPDELNDEAAIAAMTGFFETGLKGLKAKVEGK